Proteins found in one Magnetofaba australis IT-1 genomic segment:
- a CDS encoding transketolase family protein: MRKTCLNMVHELARADKRIVFVGSDLGAGTLDAMREELPDQFFMEGIAEQNLIGVAAGLALEGYIPYVNTIATFLTRRCLEQIAIDLCLHKLPVRLIGNGGGLVYAPLGPTHTTLEDVALMSALPNMGVCAVTDAEEMRRMMPQTVDWTGPLYIRLAKGGDPVVSSSEDDFQLGSALERRRGGDVLILAYGVMVERALQVAEMLEQSHNLSATVLNVHTIKPLDSASILNHARGKRLVIAMEEHGPHGGLSAAVALLLAQSDMLGGVEAPRFRAFAAPDAYAEGYGSQNQQIARMELDAESITQRIRTML, from the coding sequence ATGCGCAAAACCTGCCTGAACATGGTCCACGAACTGGCTCGCGCCGATAAACGCATCGTCTTTGTCGGCTCCGACCTGGGCGCCGGGACGCTGGACGCCATGCGCGAAGAGCTGCCCGATCAGTTCTTCATGGAGGGGATCGCCGAACAGAATCTCATCGGCGTGGCCGCCGGTCTGGCGCTGGAGGGTTATATTCCCTACGTCAACACCATCGCCACCTTTCTCACCCGCCGCTGTCTGGAGCAGATCGCCATCGATCTGTGCCTGCACAAACTACCGGTGCGCCTCATCGGCAATGGCGGCGGTCTGGTCTACGCGCCATTGGGCCCCACCCACACCACCCTGGAGGATGTGGCGCTGATGTCGGCGCTGCCCAACATGGGCGTGTGCGCGGTCACCGATGCCGAGGAGATGCGCCGCATGATGCCGCAAACCGTGGATTGGACCGGCCCCCTCTACATCCGCCTGGCCAAAGGCGGCGATCCGGTGGTCTCCAGCTCGGAGGACGATTTCCAGTTGGGCAGCGCGTTGGAGCGCCGTCGCGGCGGCGATGTGCTGATTCTGGCTTACGGGGTGATGGTGGAGCGCGCCCTGCAGGTGGCGGAGATGTTGGAGCAGAGTCATAATCTGAGCGCCACGGTGCTGAATGTGCATACCATCAAACCGTTGGACAGCGCATCCATCCTCAACCATGCGCGGGGCAAACGGTTGGTGATCGCCATGGAGGAGCATGGCCCCCATGGCGGCTTGTCCGCGGCGGTTGCGCTCTTATTGGCGCAGAGCGATATGTTAGGAGGTGTGGAGGCCCCACGCTTCCGCGCCTTTGCCGCGCCGGACGCCTACGCCGAAGGGTATGGCTCACAGAATCAGCAGATCGCCCGTATGGAGCTGGATGCCGAGTCCATTACCCAGAGAATTCGTACGATGCTCTAG
- a CDS encoding PfkB family carbohydrate kinase produces MSAAEHVVSLERLSEITEQAKRNGKRVVQCHGTFDLLHPGHMRHLERAASEGDMLVVTITADRFVNKGPNRPAFPEQLRAESLAQLACVDWVAVNHDFTAVPAITKVRPDIYVKGQDYKVAESDITGNILLEKNAVEAHGGRILFTEEIVFSSSSLINEHLSLFPPRTKAYLDNLKKLYNAEQIIEQVQALSDMRVLVVGEAIIDEYCYASPMGLTGKGGNIIAARYESKEQFAGGSLAIANHLSGFVKEVGLLTGLGRNCPHESFIHKHLQDNITPHFFHYEEAPTLVKRRYVDGNVKMFEIYFYDPEPLTPTVDAAFISWIEEHAADYDMVIVPDYGNGLLSPGIVDALCRKSRYLAVNTQINSGNRGYHVINRYARADFVSLNEPEVRLAAHDRVQDLEAVAAQVGQGVNAKQMAITMGPSGALLLDIERGEAFRTPALTTQVVDIIGAGDAFLTLAALASGAKLSPDIAVFLGSAAAALDVQIVCNREHITPVSLYKFITALFK; encoded by the coding sequence ATGAGCGCCGCCGAACATGTGGTGAGCCTTGAGCGACTGTCGGAGATTACCGAACAGGCCAAGCGCAACGGCAAACGGGTGGTGCAGTGTCACGGCACCTTCGACCTCCTGCACCCGGGCCACATGCGCCATTTGGAGCGCGCCGCCTCCGAGGGCGATATGCTGGTGGTGACCATCACCGCCGACCGCTTTGTCAACAAGGGGCCCAACCGCCCCGCCTTCCCCGAACAGCTGCGCGCCGAGAGTCTGGCGCAGCTGGCCTGTGTGGATTGGGTGGCGGTCAATCACGACTTCACCGCCGTGCCCGCCATCACCAAAGTACGGCCGGATATCTACGTCAAAGGGCAGGACTATAAAGTCGCCGAATCCGACATCACCGGCAACATTCTGCTGGAGAAGAATGCGGTGGAGGCCCACGGCGGACGCATCCTCTTCACCGAGGAGATCGTGTTCAGCTCCAGCTCCCTCATCAATGAGCATTTGAGCCTGTTTCCGCCGCGCACCAAAGCCTACCTGGACAATCTGAAAAAACTCTACAACGCCGAGCAGATCATCGAGCAGGTGCAGGCGCTGTCCGACATGCGCGTGCTGGTGGTGGGCGAAGCGATCATCGACGAGTACTGCTACGCCTCCCCCATGGGTCTGACCGGCAAGGGCGGCAACATCATCGCCGCCCGCTATGAGAGCAAGGAGCAGTTCGCCGGCGGCTCCCTGGCCATCGCCAACCACCTCTCCGGCTTCGTCAAGGAGGTAGGGCTGCTCACCGGTCTGGGGCGCAACTGCCCCCATGAAAGCTTCATCCACAAACATCTACAAGATAACATCACCCCGCACTTCTTCCACTACGAAGAGGCGCCCACGCTGGTGAAACGGCGCTATGTGGATGGCAATGTGAAGATGTTCGAGATCTACTTCTACGATCCCGAGCCCCTCACTCCCACCGTGGACGCCGCCTTCATCAGTTGGATCGAGGAGCACGCCGCCGACTACGACATGGTGATCGTGCCCGACTACGGCAACGGCCTGCTCAGCCCCGGCATCGTCGATGCGCTGTGCCGCAAATCGCGCTATCTGGCGGTCAATACGCAGATCAACAGCGGCAATCGCGGCTACCATGTGATCAATCGCTACGCCCGCGCCGATTTCGTCTCCCTCAACGAGCCGGAGGTGCGCCTGGCCGCCCACGATCGGGTACAGGATCTCGAAGCGGTGGCCGCGCAGGTGGGCCAAGGGGTCAACGCCAAGCAGATGGCCATCACCATGGGCCCCAGCGGCGCCCTGCTGCTGGATATCGAGCGCGGCGAAGCGTTCCGCACGCCCGCTTTGACCACTCAGGTGGTGGACATCATCGGCGCCGGAGACGCCTTTTTGACGCTGGCGGCGCTGGCCTCCGGGGCAAAACTCTCCCCCGACATCGCGGTGTTCCTGGGCAGCGCGGCGGCGGCGCTGGATGTGCAGATCGTCTGCAATCGCGAGCATATCACCCCGGTTTCGCTGTACAAATTCATCACCGCGCTGTTTAAATAG
- a CDS encoding transketolase, translating into MDARSRALRKLVLRALDKGGRGHPGSAMSLMEIVRVLYDDVLAFRAHEPNWDARDRCILSKGHGCLALYAILADKGFFPAEELDGFCKIDSRLGGHPEHGPCPGVEASTGALGHGLSIGAGMALAAKMAGKSHRVFVMLGDGEINEGSVWEAALFAAKHKLDNLTAIVDYNKLQSYAPVAQVQELEPLADKWTAFGFAARQCDGHDVAALRENLTALPFTAGQPSVLIAHTVKGKGIPEAEDNPKWHHKSYLKEEEMRVLYAALDG; encoded by the coding sequence CTGGACGCCCGCTCCCGCGCCCTGCGCAAACTGGTGCTGCGCGCCCTGGACAAGGGCGGACGCGGCCACCCCGGCTCGGCCATGTCGCTGATGGAGATCGTGCGCGTGCTGTATGACGACGTGCTCGCCTTTCGCGCCCATGAGCCCAACTGGGACGCACGCGACCGTTGCATCCTCAGCAAAGGCCACGGCTGTCTGGCTCTCTACGCCATCCTCGCCGACAAAGGCTTCTTCCCCGCCGAGGAGTTGGACGGCTTCTGCAAAATCGACAGCCGTCTAGGCGGCCACCCGGAACATGGCCCCTGCCCCGGCGTGGAGGCCTCCACCGGCGCCCTGGGCCACGGTCTGTCCATCGGCGCAGGCATGGCCCTGGCGGCCAAAATGGCGGGCAAATCCCACCGCGTGTTCGTCATGCTGGGCGATGGCGAAATCAACGAAGGCTCGGTGTGGGAGGCGGCGCTGTTCGCCGCCAAGCACAAGCTGGACAACCTCACCGCCATCGTCGACTACAACAAGCTGCAATCCTACGCCCCGGTGGCGCAGGTGCAGGAGTTGGAGCCGCTGGCCGACAAGTGGACCGCGTTCGGCTTTGCCGCGCGCCAGTGCGATGGTCACGATGTGGCCGCGCTACGGGAGAATCTGACCGCCTTGCCGTTCACCGCCGGGCAACCCAGCGTGTTGATCGCGCATACGGTCAAAGGCAAGGGCATCCCCGAGGCCGAGGACAACCCCAAATGGCACCACAAATCCTACCTCAAGGAGGAGGAGATGCGGGTGCTGTATGCGGCCTTGGATGGGTAA
- a CDS encoding class I SAM-dependent methyltransferase has protein sequence MARLDFLAELHTRTKRNYVQRVIDHDKAQCADIAKQWGYDYWDGERQYGYGGYKYDGRWLVLADKLAKQYNLQPGDKILDVGCGKGFLMHEFTRAVPGVEVQGLDISSYAIEHAKEEVKPFLVEGNATSLPFPDDHFDLVVSITTLHNLRLPELHQAVKEIQRVGKKHRFISVESYRNEAEKVNLLYWQLTCESFFTPEEWVWIYQQCGYEGDWDFIFFE, from the coding sequence ATGGCGCGATTGGATTTTCTGGCCGAACTGCACACCCGCACCAAGCGCAACTACGTGCAGCGGGTCATCGACCACGATAAAGCGCAGTGCGCCGACATCGCCAAACAGTGGGGTTACGACTACTGGGATGGCGAACGCCAATACGGTTACGGCGGCTATAAATACGATGGCCGCTGGCTGGTGCTGGCCGACAAACTGGCCAAACAGTACAACCTCCAACCCGGCGACAAGATTCTTGACGTCGGCTGCGGCAAAGGCTTTCTGATGCACGAGTTCACCCGCGCCGTTCCCGGCGTGGAGGTGCAGGGGCTCGACATCTCCAGCTACGCCATCGAACACGCCAAAGAGGAGGTCAAACCCTTCTTGGTTGAAGGCAACGCCACCTCTCTGCCCTTTCCCGACGACCACTTTGACCTGGTGGTCTCCATCACCACGCTGCACAACCTGCGCTTGCCTGAACTGCACCAGGCGGTCAAGGAGATCCAGCGCGTGGGGAAAAAACACCGCTTCATCAGCGTGGAGTCCTATCGCAACGAAGCGGAAAAGGTCAATCTGCTCTATTGGCAGCTAACTTGCGAATCGTTCTTCACGCCCGAAGAGTGGGTGTGGATTTATCAACAGTGCGGCTATGAGGGCGACTGGGATTTCATCTTTTTCGAATGA
- a CDS encoding rhodanese-like domain-containing protein, giving the protein MKWHKLALTAVVALGMGMAATAQAGSKPPVPESLAGVEIVGSDFVLDAMESGSANILDCRKANAVSSDGAVPTSFNCQVSSGKADVGDAEVAATADKLKAECADLGGLDKAKPIVTFCNGLNCWRSPKAALALVKLGFTNVKWYRLGMNDWKAQSLPLE; this is encoded by the coding sequence ATGAAATGGCATAAATTGGCGTTGACGGCGGTTGTGGCGTTGGGCATGGGCATGGCGGCGACGGCGCAAGCCGGCTCCAAACCCCCGGTTCCCGAGTCGCTGGCGGGGGTGGAGATCGTTGGCTCCGACTTCGTTCTGGACGCCATGGAGAGCGGTTCGGCCAATATCCTGGATTGCCGCAAGGCCAATGCGGTGAGCAGCGATGGCGCCGTGCCGACCTCGTTCAACTGTCAGGTCTCCTCCGGCAAGGCCGATGTGGGCGACGCCGAAGTGGCCGCCACCGCCGACAAGCTCAAAGCCGAGTGCGCGGATCTGGGCGGTTTGGACAAAGCCAAGCCCATCGTCACCTTCTGCAATGGCCTGAACTGCTGGCGCAGCCCCAAAGCCGCGTTGGCGCTGGTGAAGCTGGGCTTCACCAACGTCAAGTGGTACCGCTTGGGCATGAACGACTGGAAAGCGCAATCGCTGCCGCTGGAGTAA
- a CDS encoding radical SAM protein, producing MSDKFGIDSHKLMHHPERVAQLMAAGDDWELAKSVYPIYMEVSPVGACNHRCGFCAVDYIGYPSHNRLDAEVMSKRLAEMGRLGVKSIMYAGEGEPLLHKQMARIIGNTHAAGIDSALTTNATVLPPGFVDEALPLICWIKASINAGSADNYAKIHQTKAEDFDIALANLQRLTEARKRGNLGVTLGAQCLLLPDNAHEVAQLAKICRDQVGLDYLVVKPYSQHLFSETRQYEDLTYEDYLSLDAELAALNSDSFQVVFRRQTMEKYQSAERYDMCRATPFLWAYIMSNGTVSGCSAFLLDKRFEYGNINEMDFQQIWEGEGRRAGFEFVRHGLDISACRSNCRMDAVNRYLTQLEAAPAHRSAVGRKPPHVNFI from the coding sequence ATGAGCGATAAGTTCGGCATAGACAGCCACAAGCTGATGCACCACCCCGAGCGGGTGGCGCAGCTGATGGCGGCGGGCGACGACTGGGAGCTGGCCAAATCGGTCTATCCCATCTATATGGAGGTGTCGCCGGTTGGCGCGTGCAACCATCGCTGCGGCTTCTGTGCAGTGGACTACATCGGCTACCCCTCCCATAATCGCCTGGACGCAGAGGTGATGAGCAAACGGCTGGCGGAGATGGGGCGTCTGGGGGTCAAGAGCATCATGTACGCCGGCGAGGGCGAGCCGCTGCTGCACAAGCAGATGGCGCGCATCATCGGCAACACCCACGCGGCGGGCATCGATTCGGCCCTCACCACCAACGCCACCGTGCTGCCGCCGGGATTCGTCGACGAAGCGCTGCCGCTGATCTGTTGGATCAAAGCCTCCATCAATGCAGGCTCCGCCGACAACTACGCCAAAATCCATCAAACCAAAGCCGAGGACTTCGATATCGCCTTGGCCAATCTGCAACGTCTGACCGAGGCGCGCAAACGCGGCAATCTGGGCGTCACGCTGGGCGCACAGTGTCTGCTGCTGCCCGACAACGCCCATGAAGTGGCGCAACTGGCCAAGATCTGCCGCGATCAAGTCGGGCTGGACTACCTGGTGGTCAAACCCTACTCCCAGCATCTGTTCAGCGAAACGCGTCAGTATGAAGATCTGACCTACGAGGACTACCTCTCGTTGGACGCCGAACTGGCCGCGCTGAACAGCGATAGCTTCCAGGTGGTGTTCCGGCGTCAAACCATGGAGAAGTATCAGTCCGCCGAGCGCTATGACATGTGCCGCGCCACACCGTTTCTGTGGGCCTATATCATGTCCAACGGAACCGTCTCCGGGTGCAGCGCCTTCCTGCTGGACAAACGCTTTGAGTACGGCAATATCAATGAGATGGATTTCCAGCAGATCTGGGAGGGAGAAGGGCGCCGCGCCGGGTTTGAATTCGTGCGTCACGGGCTGGATATCAGCGCCTGCCGCAGCAACTGCCGTATGGATGCGGTGAATCGCTATTTAACTCAATTGGAGGCGGCCCCGGCACACCGCAGCGCCGTCGGGCGCAAGCCGCCTCATGTTAACTTTATCTAA
- a CDS encoding methyl-accepting chemotaxis protein yields the protein MRNLSLSIKLSASNLIPLLIIFVMMTLFLIDLKQTTLTTLADARKAAYGKTLQSLWEGRGAEMQRIAGAFRSQRKLLKLVKGDDKKAIAEEGTSVWNRLSGQEQITSLFFWNAGRKERLIHHVSTGSNAADPNYEAALLLQIDGAEKKTAGFGLEIMPNGRLGIMQVTPFYNKRKAPYNMAVIGAELDPVLAQMKSLLGVTSIKPIAPEAGLSEDRVMIDGGELDYDLLLRNVAGKVIGAVKVREDFSAIDDQFSSINRKIGIALGLVILIAALISWRLSRDLVRRVRRINAALDEVGRGVVTHMLPVEGRDELDSVAGGVNGMVMGLRSNIRVVGQQSDAMSACVAGLGRVRGALESDATAANHCIEDVASANGKMMNAFEEIRSNMERVADTVQESADAAGSLHENIRSIAAAAGQVSGGVNTVAAASEQMHGNVSEVRANLERVNEAVGGAQTDLSHMAEGMTQMRDMCVMAGEEVGQASERARNADSVISRLDASAEEIGKVVGVIKNIADQTNMLALNASIEAAGAGEAGKGFAVVANEVKGLAQQTGDATAMISKQIGDIQANTREASRSAREMAEQVIGVQSSIQEIIDNVAEQQGRSEQLVAHMDQVAEASQGVMRNAHELDAAAQEVARTTMESANGANEIAHNSEESAGFAASVAEQSRMAIKTVAEAMASVSHTIELSEESAKTLQGARSINEYLGHSAHAFALMTRDAQQVSDTLQEAQSGFESGQPPFDIRAAKAAYLDQLMALQQLCEGRFAGDAEGMLSQLDSVLQSHVIGPACAQGGVDEAQCDDARAAHRAFMAVARRAPELKGTFLDQLNASRQTLFVALEKLYEAGIRMPEEAMS from the coding sequence ATGCGTAATTTGTCTCTGAGCATTAAACTTTCCGCGTCAAATTTGATCCCCCTCCTCATCATCTTCGTGATGATGACCCTCTTCTTAATCGATTTGAAACAGACCACGCTGACCACCCTGGCCGATGCGCGCAAAGCCGCCTATGGCAAAACCCTGCAGAGCCTGTGGGAGGGGCGCGGCGCTGAGATGCAGCGCATCGCCGGGGCGTTCCGCTCCCAGCGCAAACTGCTCAAGCTGGTCAAGGGCGATGATAAAAAAGCCATCGCCGAGGAGGGCACCAGCGTCTGGAATCGTCTCTCCGGTCAAGAGCAGATTACCAGCCTGTTTTTCTGGAACGCCGGGCGTAAAGAGCGCCTGATTCACCACGTCTCTACTGGCAGCAACGCAGCAGACCCCAATTATGAGGCCGCTTTGTTGCTGCAGATCGACGGTGCCGAGAAAAAGACCGCCGGCTTCGGTCTGGAGATCATGCCCAATGGTCGTTTGGGCATCATGCAGGTCACCCCTTTTTACAATAAGCGCAAAGCGCCCTATAACATGGCGGTGATCGGGGCGGAGTTGGACCCCGTGCTGGCGCAGATGAAGAGTCTGTTGGGGGTGACGTCGATCAAACCAATCGCCCCGGAAGCGGGCTTGAGTGAAGATCGCGTCATGATCGACGGCGGCGAGCTGGACTATGACCTGCTGCTGCGCAACGTGGCGGGGAAGGTGATTGGCGCAGTCAAAGTGCGTGAGGATTTCTCCGCCATTGATGATCAATTCTCCTCCATCAACCGTAAAATCGGCATCGCCTTGGGTCTGGTGATTCTGATTGCGGCGCTGATCTCCTGGCGCCTATCGCGGGATCTGGTGCGCCGCGTGCGCCGCATCAACGCCGCGCTGGATGAAGTGGGGCGCGGCGTGGTGACGCATATGTTGCCGGTGGAGGGGCGCGATGAGCTGGACTCAGTGGCCGGCGGCGTCAACGGCATGGTGATGGGGCTGCGCAGCAACATCCGCGTGGTGGGCCAGCAGTCCGACGCCATGAGCGCCTGTGTGGCGGGCCTAGGGCGCGTGCGCGGCGCGCTGGAGAGCGACGCCACGGCAGCCAATCATTGCATTGAGGATGTCGCCTCCGCCAATGGCAAAATGATGAACGCGTTCGAAGAGATCCGTTCCAACATGGAGCGGGTGGCCGATACCGTGCAGGAGTCCGCCGACGCCGCCGGGTCGCTGCATGAGAACATTCGCTCCATCGCCGCCGCCGCCGGGCAGGTGAGTGGAGGCGTCAATACCGTGGCCGCCGCTTCCGAACAGATGCACGGCAATGTGAGCGAAGTGCGCGCCAACTTGGAGCGGGTCAACGAGGCGGTGGGCGGCGCGCAGACCGACCTGAGCCACATGGCTGAGGGCATGACGCAGATGCGCGACATGTGCGTGATGGCGGGAGAAGAGGTGGGCCAGGCCAGCGAGCGGGCGCGCAACGCCGATAGCGTGATCAGCCGTTTGGACGCCTCCGCCGAAGAGATTGGGAAGGTGGTGGGGGTGATCAAGAATATCGCCGACCAGACCAATATGCTGGCGCTCAACGCCTCCATCGAAGCGGCGGGCGCTGGCGAGGCGGGCAAAGGGTTTGCGGTGGTGGCCAACGAAGTCAAAGGGTTGGCGCAGCAGACCGGCGACGCCACCGCGATGATCTCCAAACAGATCGGCGACATCCAGGCCAATACCCGCGAGGCGTCGCGCTCGGCGCGGGAGATGGCCGAGCAGGTGATCGGGGTGCAATCCAGCATTCAGGAGATCATCGACAACGTGGCCGAGCAGCAGGGCCGCAGTGAACAGTTGGTGGCGCATATGGATCAGGTGGCTGAGGCCAGCCAGGGGGTGATGCGCAACGCACACGAACTGGACGCCGCCGCCCAGGAGGTGGCGCGCACCACCATGGAGTCGGCCAACGGCGCCAACGAGATTGCGCACAACTCCGAAGAGTCCGCCGGTTTTGCCGCTTCAGTGGCGGAGCAGAGCCGTATGGCGATCAAAACCGTGGCCGAGGCCATGGCGTCTGTGAGCCACACCATCGAACTCTCCGAAGAGTCCGCCAAGACCCTGCAAGGGGCGCGCAGCATCAACGAGTATCTGGGCCATTCGGCCCACGCTTTTGCCTTGATGACCCGGGATGCGCAACAGGTCTCCGATACCTTGCAGGAGGCGCAGTCCGGGTTTGAGTCCGGCCAGCCGCCGTTTGACATCCGCGCGGCCAAGGCCGCCTATCTGGATCAACTGATGGCGTTGCAGCAGCTCTGCGAAGGGCGTTTTGCGGGCGATGCCGAGGGGATGTTGTCACAGCTGGATAGCGTGTTGCAGAGTCATGTCATTGGTCCCGCCTGCGCTCAGGGGGGAGTCGATGAGGCGCAGTGTGACGACGCGCGCGCCGCCCATCGCGCTTTTATGGCGGTGGCGCGCCGCGCGCCGGAGCTGAAAGGAACCTTCCTGGATCAACTCAACGCCTCGCGCCAGACGCTGTTTGTGGCGTTGGAGAAGCTCTACGAAGCGGGCATCCGCATGCCGGAAGAGGCGATGAGCTAG
- a CDS encoding radical SAM protein, producing the protein MAKLYSNLKFLRFQDHLRALEEKTVRAPVHMRIKPTNVCNQDCWYCAYKVSHLQLGENMVERDQIPEAKMFEIVDDVLEMGVRAITFSGGGEPTVYKPLPEVVEKLAQGGVKVATLTNGANLKGRVADAFAEYGTWVRISIDAWDGPSYVKARGVKDDDFDKVVQNMRDFSARNSRCVLGISFIITADNADHIVDAVRTFKSAGVNHVKLSGTVISNSGAENNDYHRPLMQKVTAQIEEAKKLASADFAVIDHYHELEERFNKSYTTCPFLQFLTVIGGDQKVYTCQDKAYTDLGLLGDISNQRFKDFWFSEANRQRLFAFDPSQNCAHHCVAHTKNLAILDYLAMDKEHGMFV; encoded by the coding sequence GTGGCCAAGCTGTACAGCAATCTGAAATTCCTTCGCTTTCAAGATCATCTGCGGGCGCTTGAGGAGAAGACGGTGCGCGCGCCGGTGCACATGCGCATCAAGCCCACCAACGTCTGCAACCAGGACTGCTGGTACTGCGCCTATAAGGTCAGTCACCTGCAACTGGGCGAAAACATGGTCGAACGCGACCAGATCCCCGAAGCCAAGATGTTTGAGATCGTCGATGACGTGCTGGAGATGGGGGTCCGTGCGATCACCTTCTCCGGCGGCGGCGAGCCAACGGTGTACAAACCGCTGCCCGAGGTGGTGGAGAAGCTGGCCCAGGGCGGCGTCAAGGTCGCCACCCTCACCAACGGGGCCAACCTGAAGGGGCGCGTGGCCGACGCCTTTGCCGAGTACGGAACCTGGGTGCGCATCAGCATCGACGCCTGGGACGGTCCCAGTTACGTAAAGGCGCGCGGGGTCAAGGATGACGACTTTGATAAAGTGGTGCAGAACATGCGCGATTTCAGCGCGCGCAACAGCCGCTGCGTGCTGGGGATCAGCTTTATCATCACCGCCGACAACGCTGACCACATTGTCGATGCGGTCCGCACCTTCAAGAGCGCCGGGGTCAACCACGTCAAATTGTCGGGAACCGTCATCTCCAACAGCGGCGCGGAGAACAACGACTACCATCGTCCCTTGATGCAGAAGGTCACCGCGCAGATTGAGGAGGCGAAAAAGCTCGCCAGCGCCGACTTTGCCGTCATCGACCACTATCACGAGCTGGAAGAGCGCTTTAACAAGAGCTACACCACCTGCCCCTTCCTGCAATTTCTCACCGTGATCGGCGGTGATCAGAAGGTCTACACCTGCCAGGACAAGGCCTATACCGACCTGGGGCTGTTGGGGGATATCTCCAACCAACGCTTCAAGGATTTCTGGTTCTCCGAGGCCAACCGTCAGCGCCTGTTCGCGTTCGACCCATCGCAGAACTGCGCCCACCACTGTGTGGCGCATACGAAAAATCTGGCCATCCTCGACTATTTGGCCATGGACAAAGAGCATGGGATGTTCGTCTAA
- a CDS encoding SDR family oxidoreductase, translated as MIALVTGGAGFIGSHLCERLLTAGHQVRCLDNFSTGRQSNIATLQNNPAFSLFEGDIRDAESLEEAFNGGVDWVFHLAGLADIVPSIESPETYFEVNVQGTLNVLQQSRRAGVKRLVYAASSSSYGFPEKFPTPEESPIDPQYPYALTKYMGEELVLHWAKVYNMPAMSLRLFNVYGTRSRTTGAYGAVFGVFLAQKLNGKPYTVVGDGEQTRDFTYVTDVASAFHAAAESGIVGEALNVGSGDHQSINRLVQLLGGEITYIPKRPGEPDCTFADTTKILAKLDWRPTISFEEGVGKMLAAIEDWRDAPLWEPASIAKATKTWFDCLGDDEQAQSTAGDAS; from the coding sequence ATGATTGCATTGGTGACGGGGGGAGCCGGTTTTATCGGTAGCCATCTGTGTGAACGACTGCTGACGGCGGGCCATCAGGTGCGCTGCCTGGACAACTTCTCCACCGGGCGTCAATCCAACATCGCCACACTACAGAATAATCCTGCGTTCTCGCTGTTCGAAGGCGACATCCGCGACGCCGAAAGCCTGGAAGAGGCCTTTAACGGCGGCGTGGACTGGGTGTTCCATCTGGCGGGGCTGGCCGATATCGTACCCTCCATCGAGAGCCCGGAGACCTATTTCGAAGTCAATGTGCAGGGCACGTTGAATGTGCTGCAGCAGTCCCGCCGCGCCGGGGTCAAGCGACTGGTCTACGCCGCCTCCTCCTCCTCCTACGGCTTCCCCGAGAAGTTCCCCACCCCGGAGGAGTCGCCCATCGACCCGCAATATCCCTATGCGCTGACCAAATACATGGGCGAGGAGTTGGTTCTGCACTGGGCCAAGGTCTACAACATGCCCGCCATGTCGCTGCGCCTGTTCAATGTCTACGGCACGCGCTCGCGCACCACCGGCGCTTATGGCGCGGTGTTCGGCGTGTTTCTGGCGCAGAAGCTCAATGGCAAGCCCTACACCGTGGTGGGCGATGGTGAGCAGACCCGTGACTTCACCTACGTAACCGATGTGGCTTCCGCCTTCCACGCCGCCGCCGAATCCGGCATCGTCGGCGAGGCCCTCAACGTGGGCAGCGGCGATCATCAGAGCATCAATCGTCTGGTGCAGCTGCTGGGCGGGGAGATCACCTACATCCCCAAACGCCCCGGCGAACCCGACTGCACCTTCGCCGACACCACCAAAATTCTGGCCAAGCTGGATTGGCGCCCCACCATCTCATTCGAAGAGGGGGTGGGCAAAATGCTGGCGGCCATTGAGGATTGGCGCGACGCCCCGCTGTGGGAGCCCGCCTCCATCGCCAAGGCCACCAAAACCTGGTTCGACTGCCTGGGCGACGACGAGCAGGCCCAGTCCACTGCTGGCGACGCCTCATGA